A window of Gavia stellata isolate bGavSte3 chromosome 29, bGavSte3.hap2, whole genome shotgun sequence contains these coding sequences:
- the LOC104251181 gene encoding protein argonaute-4 isoform X1 — protein sequence MHIYLTSLGPPASLFQPPRRPGLGTVGKPIRLLANHFQVQIPKIDVYHYDVDIKPEKRPRRVNREVVDTMVRHFKMQIFGDRQPGYDGKRNMYTAHPLPIGRDRVDMEVTLPGEGKDQTFKVSIQWVSVVSLQLLLEALAGHLNEVPEDSVQALDVITRHLPSMRYTPVGRSFFSPPEGYYHPLGGGREVWFGFHQSVRPAMWNMMLNIDVSATAFYRAQPIIEFMCEVLDIQNINEQTKPLTDSQRVKFTKEIRGLKVEVTHCGQMKRKYRVCNVTRRPASHQTFPLQLENGQAMECTVAQYFKQKYSLQLKYPHLPCLQVGQEQKHTYLPLEVCNIVAGQRCIKKLTDNQTSTMIKATARSAPDRQEEISRLVKSNSMVGGPDPYLKEFGIVVHNEMTELTGRVLPAPMLQYGGRNKTVATPNQGVWDMRGKQFYAGIEIKVWAVACFAPQKQCREDLLKSFTDQLRKISKDAGMPIQGQPCFCKYAQGADSVEPMFKHLKLTYVGLQLIVVILPGKTPVYAEVKRVGDTLLGMATQCVQVKNVVKTSPQTLSNLCLKINAKLGGINNVLVPHQRPSVFQQPVIFLGADVTHPPAGDGKKPSIAAVVGSMDGHPSRYCATVRVQTSRQETSQELLYSQEVIQDLTNMVRELLIQFYKSTRFKPTRIIYYRGGVSEGQMKQVAWPELIAIRKACISLEEDYRPGITYIVVQKRHHTRLFCADKTERVGKSGNVPAGTTVDSTITHPSEFDFYLCSHAGIQGTSRPSHYQVLWDDNCFTADELQLLTYQLCHTYVRCTRSVSIPAPAYYARLVAFRARYHLVDKDHDSAEGSHVSGQSNGRDPQALAKAVQIHHDTQHTMYFA from the exons TTCAGGTTCAGATCCCTAAGATTGATGTTTATCACTATGATGTAGATATCAAACCAGAAAAACGCCCCCGAAGAGTGAACAG AGAGGTAGTGGATACTATGGTGAGACACTTCAAGATGCAGATATTTGGTGATCGGCAGCCTGGATACGATGGGAAACGGAACATGTATACTGCACACCCATTACCTATTGGCCGGGATAGA GTGGATATGGAGGTGACACTgccaggagaggggaaggaCCAGACATTTAAGGTATCCATTCAGTGGGTGTCAGTCGTCagccttcagctgctgctggaagctcTGGCAGGGCACTTGAATGAAGTTCCCGAAGATTCTGTACAGGCGCTTGACGTAATCACACGGCACCTTCCCTCCATGAG GTACACGCCTGTAGGTCgctcctttttctccccccctgAAGGTTATTACCACCCTCTGGGTGGTGGCAGGGAGGTCTGGTTTGGTTTCCACCAGTCGGTCAGGCCTGCCATGTGGAACATGATGCTCAACATTGATG tGTCAGCAACTGCTTTCTATCGTGCCCAGCCTATCATTGAGTTCATGTGCGAGGTCTTGGACATTCAGAACATCAACGAACAAACCAAGCCTCTTACGGACTCCCAGCGTGTCAAATTTACCAAAGAAATCAGAG GTCTAAAAGTAGAGGTTACCCATTGTGGCCAGATGAAGAGAAAATACCGAGTTTGCAATGTTACTCGACGACCAGCCAGTCATCAGAC gtttcctctgcagctggaaaatgGGCAGGCTATGGAGTGTACAGTAGCTCAGTATTTTAAGCAGAAGTACAGTCTGCAGCTAAAATATCCTCATCTTCCCTGTCTCCAAGTTGGACAGGAACAGAAACACACATACTTACCGCTTGAG GTGTGTAACATAGTGGCAGGCCAGAGATGTATCAAGAAGCTAACGGACAATCAGACGTCAACTATGATAAAAGCAACTGCAAGATCTGCACCAGACCGACAGGAAGAAATCAGCAGATTA GTGAAAAGTAACAGTATGGTTGGTGGACCTGATCCGTATCTGAAGGAGTTTGGTATTGTTGTCCATAATGAAATGACGGAGTTGACAGGCAGAGTTTTGCCAGCACCAATGCTGCAATATGGAGGCAGG AACAAGACTGTGGCCACACCAAACCAAGGTGTGTGGGACATGAGAGGGAAACAGTTCTATGCTGGCATTGAGATTAAAGTTTGGGCTGTTGCCTGTTTTGCTCCTCAAAAACAATGCAGGGAAGACTTACTAAA GAGTTTTACTGACCAGCTGCGCAAGATCTCCAAGGACGCAGGGATGCCGATCCAAGGCCAGCCCTGTTTCTGCAAATATGCCCAGGGTGCAGACAGTGTGGAGCCCATGTTTAAACACTTAAAACTGACTTATGTTGGTCTGCAACTGATCGTGGTGATTCTACCCGGAAAGACGCCCGTGTATG cTGAAGTAAAGCGGGTTGGTGACACTCTTCTAGGAATGGCCACTCAGTGTGTTCAGGTAAAGAATGTGGTAAAAACCTCACCGCAAACGCTGTCCAACTTGTGTCTGAAGATAAATGCAAAGCTTGGAGGAATCAACAATGTGCTTGTACCTCATCAAAG GCCCTCGGTGTTCCAGCAGCCAGTGATCTTTTTGGGAGCAGATGTCACTCACCCTCCTGCTGGGGATGGAAAGAAGCCTTCCATAGCTGCTGTGGTAGGCAGCATGGATGGCCATCCCAGCCGGTACTGTGCTACGGTGCGCGTGCAGACCTCCCGCCAGGAGAcctcccaggagctgctgtaCAGTCAGGAGGTGATACAGGACCTGACTAATATGGTGCGAGAACTATTGATCCAGTTTTACAAATCCACTCGTTTCAAGCCCACAAGGATCATTTACTACAGAGGGGGAGTATCAGAAGGACAGATGAAGCAG GTAGCTTGGCCAGAGCTGATAGCAATCCGGAAGGCCTGTATTAGTTTGGAAGAAGATTATAGACCAGGAATAACCTACATTGTTGTGCAGAAAAGGCATCACACCAGACTATTCTGTGCTGACAAAACTGAAAGG GTGGGTAAGAGTGGCAACGTACCAGCAGGCACTACTGTGGACAGCACGATCACGCATCCTTCTGAATTTGACTTTTACCTCTGTAGCCACGCAGGAATTCAG GGAACCAGCCGGCCCTCCCACTACCAGGTCTTGTGGGATGACAACTGTTTTACCGCAGACGAACTACAGCTGTTGACGTATCAGCTGTGTCATACGTATGTCCGGTGTACGCGATCGGTCTCTATTCCAGCTCCTGCATACTATGCCAGGCTGGTAGCATTCAGGGCCAGGTACCATCTTGTGGACAAGGATCATGACAG TGCTGAAGGCAGCCACGTGTCAGGACAGAGCAATGGCCGCGATCCTCAGGCTCTGGCAAAGGCAGTGCAGATCCACCATGATACTCAGCATACGATGTATTTTGCTTGA
- the LOC104251181 gene encoding protein argonaute-4 isoform X2 has product MEALGPGPPASLFQPPRRPGLGTVGKPIRLLANHFQVQIPKIDVYHYDVDIKPEKRPRRVNREVVDTMVRHFKMQIFGDRQPGYDGKRNMYTAHPLPIGRDRVDMEVTLPGEGKDQTFKVSIQWVSVVSLQLLLEALAGHLNEVPEDSVQALDVITRHLPSMRYTPVGRSFFSPPEGYYHPLGGGREVWFGFHQSVRPAMWNMMLNIDVSATAFYRAQPIIEFMCEVLDIQNINEQTKPLTDSQRVKFTKEIRGLKVEVTHCGQMKRKYRVCNVTRRPASHQTFPLQLENGQAMECTVAQYFKQKYSLQLKYPHLPCLQVGQEQKHTYLPLEVCNIVAGQRCIKKLTDNQTSTMIKATARSAPDRQEEISRLVKSNSMVGGPDPYLKEFGIVVHNEMTELTGRVLPAPMLQYGGRNKTVATPNQGVWDMRGKQFYAGIEIKVWAVACFAPQKQCREDLLKSFTDQLRKISKDAGMPIQGQPCFCKYAQGADSVEPMFKHLKLTYVGLQLIVVILPGKTPVYAEVKRVGDTLLGMATQCVQVKNVVKTSPQTLSNLCLKINAKLGGINNVLVPHQRPSVFQQPVIFLGADVTHPPAGDGKKPSIAAVVGSMDGHPSRYCATVRVQTSRQETSQELLYSQEVIQDLTNMVRELLIQFYKSTRFKPTRIIYYRGGVSEGQMKQVAWPELIAIRKACISLEEDYRPGITYIVVQKRHHTRLFCADKTERVGKSGNVPAGTTVDSTITHPSEFDFYLCSHAGIQGTSRPSHYQVLWDDNCFTADELQLLTYQLCHTYVRCTRSVSIPAPAYYARLVAFRARYHLVDKDHDSAEGSHVSGQSNGRDPQALAKAVQIHHDTQHTMYFA; this is encoded by the exons TTCAGGTTCAGATCCCTAAGATTGATGTTTATCACTATGATGTAGATATCAAACCAGAAAAACGCCCCCGAAGAGTGAACAG AGAGGTAGTGGATACTATGGTGAGACACTTCAAGATGCAGATATTTGGTGATCGGCAGCCTGGATACGATGGGAAACGGAACATGTATACTGCACACCCATTACCTATTGGCCGGGATAGA GTGGATATGGAGGTGACACTgccaggagaggggaaggaCCAGACATTTAAGGTATCCATTCAGTGGGTGTCAGTCGTCagccttcagctgctgctggaagctcTGGCAGGGCACTTGAATGAAGTTCCCGAAGATTCTGTACAGGCGCTTGACGTAATCACACGGCACCTTCCCTCCATGAG GTACACGCCTGTAGGTCgctcctttttctccccccctgAAGGTTATTACCACCCTCTGGGTGGTGGCAGGGAGGTCTGGTTTGGTTTCCACCAGTCGGTCAGGCCTGCCATGTGGAACATGATGCTCAACATTGATG tGTCAGCAACTGCTTTCTATCGTGCCCAGCCTATCATTGAGTTCATGTGCGAGGTCTTGGACATTCAGAACATCAACGAACAAACCAAGCCTCTTACGGACTCCCAGCGTGTCAAATTTACCAAAGAAATCAGAG GTCTAAAAGTAGAGGTTACCCATTGTGGCCAGATGAAGAGAAAATACCGAGTTTGCAATGTTACTCGACGACCAGCCAGTCATCAGAC gtttcctctgcagctggaaaatgGGCAGGCTATGGAGTGTACAGTAGCTCAGTATTTTAAGCAGAAGTACAGTCTGCAGCTAAAATATCCTCATCTTCCCTGTCTCCAAGTTGGACAGGAACAGAAACACACATACTTACCGCTTGAG GTGTGTAACATAGTGGCAGGCCAGAGATGTATCAAGAAGCTAACGGACAATCAGACGTCAACTATGATAAAAGCAACTGCAAGATCTGCACCAGACCGACAGGAAGAAATCAGCAGATTA GTGAAAAGTAACAGTATGGTTGGTGGACCTGATCCGTATCTGAAGGAGTTTGGTATTGTTGTCCATAATGAAATGACGGAGTTGACAGGCAGAGTTTTGCCAGCACCAATGCTGCAATATGGAGGCAGG AACAAGACTGTGGCCACACCAAACCAAGGTGTGTGGGACATGAGAGGGAAACAGTTCTATGCTGGCATTGAGATTAAAGTTTGGGCTGTTGCCTGTTTTGCTCCTCAAAAACAATGCAGGGAAGACTTACTAAA GAGTTTTACTGACCAGCTGCGCAAGATCTCCAAGGACGCAGGGATGCCGATCCAAGGCCAGCCCTGTTTCTGCAAATATGCCCAGGGTGCAGACAGTGTGGAGCCCATGTTTAAACACTTAAAACTGACTTATGTTGGTCTGCAACTGATCGTGGTGATTCTACCCGGAAAGACGCCCGTGTATG cTGAAGTAAAGCGGGTTGGTGACACTCTTCTAGGAATGGCCACTCAGTGTGTTCAGGTAAAGAATGTGGTAAAAACCTCACCGCAAACGCTGTCCAACTTGTGTCTGAAGATAAATGCAAAGCTTGGAGGAATCAACAATGTGCTTGTACCTCATCAAAG GCCCTCGGTGTTCCAGCAGCCAGTGATCTTTTTGGGAGCAGATGTCACTCACCCTCCTGCTGGGGATGGAAAGAAGCCTTCCATAGCTGCTGTGGTAGGCAGCATGGATGGCCATCCCAGCCGGTACTGTGCTACGGTGCGCGTGCAGACCTCCCGCCAGGAGAcctcccaggagctgctgtaCAGTCAGGAGGTGATACAGGACCTGACTAATATGGTGCGAGAACTATTGATCCAGTTTTACAAATCCACTCGTTTCAAGCCCACAAGGATCATTTACTACAGAGGGGGAGTATCAGAAGGACAGATGAAGCAG GTAGCTTGGCCAGAGCTGATAGCAATCCGGAAGGCCTGTATTAGTTTGGAAGAAGATTATAGACCAGGAATAACCTACATTGTTGTGCAGAAAAGGCATCACACCAGACTATTCTGTGCTGACAAAACTGAAAGG GTGGGTAAGAGTGGCAACGTACCAGCAGGCACTACTGTGGACAGCACGATCACGCATCCTTCTGAATTTGACTTTTACCTCTGTAGCCACGCAGGAATTCAG GGAACCAGCCGGCCCTCCCACTACCAGGTCTTGTGGGATGACAACTGTTTTACCGCAGACGAACTACAGCTGTTGACGTATCAGCTGTGTCATACGTATGTCCGGTGTACGCGATCGGTCTCTATTCCAGCTCCTGCATACTATGCCAGGCTGGTAGCATTCAGGGCCAGGTACCATCTTGTGGACAAGGATCATGACAG TGCTGAAGGCAGCCACGTGTCAGGACAGAGCAATGGCCGCGATCCTCAGGCTCTGGCAAAGGCAGTGCAGATCCACCATGATACTCAGCATACGATGTATTTTGCTTGA
- the LOC104251181 gene encoding protein argonaute-4 isoform X3 — protein MHIYLTSLGPPASLFQPPRRPGLGTVGKPIRLLANHFQVQIPKIDVYHYDVDIKPEKRPRRVNREVVDTMVRHFKMQIFGDRQPGYDGKRNMYTAHPLPIGRDRVSVDMEVTLPGEGKDQTFKVSIQWVSVVSLQLLLEALAGHLNEVPEDSVQALDVITRHLPSMRYTPVGRSFFSPPEGYYHPLGGGREVWFGFHQSVRPAMWNMMLNIDVSATAFYRAQPIIEFMCEVLDIQNINEQTKPLTDSQRVKFTKEIRGLKVEVTHCGQMKRKYRVCNVTRRPASHQTFPLQLENGQAMECTVAQYFKQKYSLQLKYPHLPCLQVGQEQKHTYLPLEVCNIVAGQRCIKKLTDNQTSTMIKATARSAPDRQEEISRLVKSNSMVGGPDPYLKEFGIVVHNEMTELTGRVLPAPMLQYGGRNKTVATPNQGVWDMRGKQFYAGIEIKVWAVACFAPQKQCREDLLKSFTDQLRKISKDAGMPIQGQPCFCKYAQGADSVEPMFKHLKLTYVGLQLIVVILPGKTPVYAEVKRVGDTLLGMATQCVQVKNVVKTSPQTLSNLCLKINAKLGGINNVLVPHQRPSVFQQPVIFLGADVTHPPAGDGKKPSIAAVVGSMDGHPSRYCATVRVQTSRQETSQELLYSQEVIQDLTNMVRELLIQFYKSTRFKPTRIIYYRGGVSEGQMKQVAWPELIAIRKACISLEEDYRPGITYIVVQKRHHTRLFCADKTERVGKSGNVPAGTTVDSTITHPSEFDFYLCSHAGIQGTSRPSHYQVLWDDNCFTADELQLLTYQLCHTYVRCTRSVSIPAPAYYARLVAFRARYHLVDKDHDSAEGSHVSGQSNGRDPQALAKAVQIHHDTQHTMYFA, from the exons TTCAGGTTCAGATCCCTAAGATTGATGTTTATCACTATGATGTAGATATCAAACCAGAAAAACGCCCCCGAAGAGTGAACAG AGAGGTAGTGGATACTATGGTGAGACACTTCAAGATGCAGATATTTGGTGATCGGCAGCCTGGATACGATGGGAAACGGAACATGTATACTGCACACCCATTACCTATTGGCCGGGATAGAGTAAGT GTGGATATGGAGGTGACACTgccaggagaggggaaggaCCAGACATTTAAGGTATCCATTCAGTGGGTGTCAGTCGTCagccttcagctgctgctggaagctcTGGCAGGGCACTTGAATGAAGTTCCCGAAGATTCTGTACAGGCGCTTGACGTAATCACACGGCACCTTCCCTCCATGAG GTACACGCCTGTAGGTCgctcctttttctccccccctgAAGGTTATTACCACCCTCTGGGTGGTGGCAGGGAGGTCTGGTTTGGTTTCCACCAGTCGGTCAGGCCTGCCATGTGGAACATGATGCTCAACATTGATG tGTCAGCAACTGCTTTCTATCGTGCCCAGCCTATCATTGAGTTCATGTGCGAGGTCTTGGACATTCAGAACATCAACGAACAAACCAAGCCTCTTACGGACTCCCAGCGTGTCAAATTTACCAAAGAAATCAGAG GTCTAAAAGTAGAGGTTACCCATTGTGGCCAGATGAAGAGAAAATACCGAGTTTGCAATGTTACTCGACGACCAGCCAGTCATCAGAC gtttcctctgcagctggaaaatgGGCAGGCTATGGAGTGTACAGTAGCTCAGTATTTTAAGCAGAAGTACAGTCTGCAGCTAAAATATCCTCATCTTCCCTGTCTCCAAGTTGGACAGGAACAGAAACACACATACTTACCGCTTGAG GTGTGTAACATAGTGGCAGGCCAGAGATGTATCAAGAAGCTAACGGACAATCAGACGTCAACTATGATAAAAGCAACTGCAAGATCTGCACCAGACCGACAGGAAGAAATCAGCAGATTA GTGAAAAGTAACAGTATGGTTGGTGGACCTGATCCGTATCTGAAGGAGTTTGGTATTGTTGTCCATAATGAAATGACGGAGTTGACAGGCAGAGTTTTGCCAGCACCAATGCTGCAATATGGAGGCAGG AACAAGACTGTGGCCACACCAAACCAAGGTGTGTGGGACATGAGAGGGAAACAGTTCTATGCTGGCATTGAGATTAAAGTTTGGGCTGTTGCCTGTTTTGCTCCTCAAAAACAATGCAGGGAAGACTTACTAAA GAGTTTTACTGACCAGCTGCGCAAGATCTCCAAGGACGCAGGGATGCCGATCCAAGGCCAGCCCTGTTTCTGCAAATATGCCCAGGGTGCAGACAGTGTGGAGCCCATGTTTAAACACTTAAAACTGACTTATGTTGGTCTGCAACTGATCGTGGTGATTCTACCCGGAAAGACGCCCGTGTATG cTGAAGTAAAGCGGGTTGGTGACACTCTTCTAGGAATGGCCACTCAGTGTGTTCAGGTAAAGAATGTGGTAAAAACCTCACCGCAAACGCTGTCCAACTTGTGTCTGAAGATAAATGCAAAGCTTGGAGGAATCAACAATGTGCTTGTACCTCATCAAAG GCCCTCGGTGTTCCAGCAGCCAGTGATCTTTTTGGGAGCAGATGTCACTCACCCTCCTGCTGGGGATGGAAAGAAGCCTTCCATAGCTGCTGTGGTAGGCAGCATGGATGGCCATCCCAGCCGGTACTGTGCTACGGTGCGCGTGCAGACCTCCCGCCAGGAGAcctcccaggagctgctgtaCAGTCAGGAGGTGATACAGGACCTGACTAATATGGTGCGAGAACTATTGATCCAGTTTTACAAATCCACTCGTTTCAAGCCCACAAGGATCATTTACTACAGAGGGGGAGTATCAGAAGGACAGATGAAGCAG GTAGCTTGGCCAGAGCTGATAGCAATCCGGAAGGCCTGTATTAGTTTGGAAGAAGATTATAGACCAGGAATAACCTACATTGTTGTGCAGAAAAGGCATCACACCAGACTATTCTGTGCTGACAAAACTGAAAGG GTGGGTAAGAGTGGCAACGTACCAGCAGGCACTACTGTGGACAGCACGATCACGCATCCTTCTGAATTTGACTTTTACCTCTGTAGCCACGCAGGAATTCAG GGAACCAGCCGGCCCTCCCACTACCAGGTCTTGTGGGATGACAACTGTTTTACCGCAGACGAACTACAGCTGTTGACGTATCAGCTGTGTCATACGTATGTCCGGTGTACGCGATCGGTCTCTATTCCAGCTCCTGCATACTATGCCAGGCTGGTAGCATTCAGGGCCAGGTACCATCTTGTGGACAAGGATCATGACAG TGCTGAAGGCAGCCACGTGTCAGGACAGAGCAATGGCCGCGATCCTCAGGCTCTGGCAAAGGCAGTGCAGATCCACCATGATACTCAGCATACGATGTATTTTGCTTGA
- the LOC104251181 gene encoding protein argonaute-4 isoform X4, with protein MHIYLTSLGPPASLFQPPRRPGLGTVGKPIRLLANHFQVQIPKIDVYHYDVDIKPEKRPRRVNREVVDTMVRHFKMQIFGDRQPGYDGKRNMYTAHPLPIGRDRVDMEVTLPGEGKDQTFKVSIQWVSVVSLQLLLEALAGHLNEVPEDSVQALDVITRHLPSMRYTPVGRSFFSPPEGYYHPLGGGREVWFGFHQSVRPAMWNMMLNIDVSATAFYRAQPIIEFMCEVLDIQNINEQTKPLTDSQRVKFTKEIRGLKVEVTHCGQMKRKYRVCNVTRRPASHQTFPLQLENGQAMECTVAQYFKQKYSLQLKYPHLPCLQVGQEQKHTYLPLEVCNIVAGQRCIKKLTDNQTSTMIKATARSAPDRQEEISRLVKSNSMVGGPDPYLKEFGIVVHNEMTELTGRVLPAPMLQYGGRNKTVATPNQGVWDMRGKQFYAGIEIKVWAVACFAPQKQCREDLLKSFTDQLRKISKDAGMPIQGQPCFCKYAQGADSVEPMFKHLKLTYVGLQLIVVILPGKTPVYAEVKRVGDTLLGMATQCVQVKNVVKTSPQTLSNLCLKINAKLGGINNVLVPHQRPSVFQQPVIFLGADVTHPPAGDGKKPSIAAVVGSMDGHPSRYCATVRVQTSRQETSQELLYSQEVIQDLTNMVRELLIQFYKSTRFKPTRIIYYRGGVSEGQMKQVAWPELIAIRKACISLEEDYRPGITYIVVQKRHHTRLFCADKTERGTSRPSHYQVLWDDNCFTADELQLLTYQLCHTYVRCTRSVSIPAPAYYARLVAFRARYHLVDKDHDSAEGSHVSGQSNGRDPQALAKAVQIHHDTQHTMYFA; from the exons TTCAGGTTCAGATCCCTAAGATTGATGTTTATCACTATGATGTAGATATCAAACCAGAAAAACGCCCCCGAAGAGTGAACAG AGAGGTAGTGGATACTATGGTGAGACACTTCAAGATGCAGATATTTGGTGATCGGCAGCCTGGATACGATGGGAAACGGAACATGTATACTGCACACCCATTACCTATTGGCCGGGATAGA GTGGATATGGAGGTGACACTgccaggagaggggaaggaCCAGACATTTAAGGTATCCATTCAGTGGGTGTCAGTCGTCagccttcagctgctgctggaagctcTGGCAGGGCACTTGAATGAAGTTCCCGAAGATTCTGTACAGGCGCTTGACGTAATCACACGGCACCTTCCCTCCATGAG GTACACGCCTGTAGGTCgctcctttttctccccccctgAAGGTTATTACCACCCTCTGGGTGGTGGCAGGGAGGTCTGGTTTGGTTTCCACCAGTCGGTCAGGCCTGCCATGTGGAACATGATGCTCAACATTGATG tGTCAGCAACTGCTTTCTATCGTGCCCAGCCTATCATTGAGTTCATGTGCGAGGTCTTGGACATTCAGAACATCAACGAACAAACCAAGCCTCTTACGGACTCCCAGCGTGTCAAATTTACCAAAGAAATCAGAG GTCTAAAAGTAGAGGTTACCCATTGTGGCCAGATGAAGAGAAAATACCGAGTTTGCAATGTTACTCGACGACCAGCCAGTCATCAGAC gtttcctctgcagctggaaaatgGGCAGGCTATGGAGTGTACAGTAGCTCAGTATTTTAAGCAGAAGTACAGTCTGCAGCTAAAATATCCTCATCTTCCCTGTCTCCAAGTTGGACAGGAACAGAAACACACATACTTACCGCTTGAG GTGTGTAACATAGTGGCAGGCCAGAGATGTATCAAGAAGCTAACGGACAATCAGACGTCAACTATGATAAAAGCAACTGCAAGATCTGCACCAGACCGACAGGAAGAAATCAGCAGATTA GTGAAAAGTAACAGTATGGTTGGTGGACCTGATCCGTATCTGAAGGAGTTTGGTATTGTTGTCCATAATGAAATGACGGAGTTGACAGGCAGAGTTTTGCCAGCACCAATGCTGCAATATGGAGGCAGG AACAAGACTGTGGCCACACCAAACCAAGGTGTGTGGGACATGAGAGGGAAACAGTTCTATGCTGGCATTGAGATTAAAGTTTGGGCTGTTGCCTGTTTTGCTCCTCAAAAACAATGCAGGGAAGACTTACTAAA GAGTTTTACTGACCAGCTGCGCAAGATCTCCAAGGACGCAGGGATGCCGATCCAAGGCCAGCCCTGTTTCTGCAAATATGCCCAGGGTGCAGACAGTGTGGAGCCCATGTTTAAACACTTAAAACTGACTTATGTTGGTCTGCAACTGATCGTGGTGATTCTACCCGGAAAGACGCCCGTGTATG cTGAAGTAAAGCGGGTTGGTGACACTCTTCTAGGAATGGCCACTCAGTGTGTTCAGGTAAAGAATGTGGTAAAAACCTCACCGCAAACGCTGTCCAACTTGTGTCTGAAGATAAATGCAAAGCTTGGAGGAATCAACAATGTGCTTGTACCTCATCAAAG GCCCTCGGTGTTCCAGCAGCCAGTGATCTTTTTGGGAGCAGATGTCACTCACCCTCCTGCTGGGGATGGAAAGAAGCCTTCCATAGCTGCTGTGGTAGGCAGCATGGATGGCCATCCCAGCCGGTACTGTGCTACGGTGCGCGTGCAGACCTCCCGCCAGGAGAcctcccaggagctgctgtaCAGTCAGGAGGTGATACAGGACCTGACTAATATGGTGCGAGAACTATTGATCCAGTTTTACAAATCCACTCGTTTCAAGCCCACAAGGATCATTTACTACAGAGGGGGAGTATCAGAAGGACAGATGAAGCAG GTAGCTTGGCCAGAGCTGATAGCAATCCGGAAGGCCTGTATTAGTTTGGAAGAAGATTATAGACCAGGAATAACCTACATTGTTGTGCAGAAAAGGCATCACACCAGACTATTCTGTGCTGACAAAACTGAAAGG GGAACCAGCCGGCCCTCCCACTACCAGGTCTTGTGGGATGACAACTGTTTTACCGCAGACGAACTACAGCTGTTGACGTATCAGCTGTGTCATACGTATGTCCGGTGTACGCGATCGGTCTCTATTCCAGCTCCTGCATACTATGCCAGGCTGGTAGCATTCAGGGCCAGGTACCATCTTGTGGACAAGGATCATGACAG TGCTGAAGGCAGCCACGTGTCAGGACAGAGCAATGGCCGCGATCCTCAGGCTCTGGCAAAGGCAGTGCAGATCCACCATGATACTCAGCATACGATGTATTTTGCTTGA